TAATTGATATGTCTCCAGTAGGAATGAGTGGCGATCGCGCTCCAGAACTAATTTCCGCCATTCCCGGCCCGAGATTGCGACGGCAAGTCTGGCTGCGCACCTCATCGGGCCAGCGTTTAGCCTATGCTACCTCGTGGTGGGAAGCAAGTCATGTGGACGAATATCTGCAAAATCGTTCTCTTCCCATTTGGGCGAGTTTAGCTCGGTTGCGCACCGAACTCTATCGCGACATTCAAGGACTCTATTACGGTCATTCTCCGGCTTTAGAAGAAGCCTTCGAGCAACCGGGCCCCTTTTGGGGTCGCCATTACCTATTCTGGCATC
This genomic stretch from Roseofilum casamattae BLCC-M143 harbors:
- a CDS encoding chorismate lyase, which encodes MTLATLSQPATPSPTSWHCLSPIWHGDEAVIQAGLPHEQLAPAWQILLLGDGSPTRHLQLLTREPTEVDVIDMSPVGMSGDRAPELISAIPGPRLRRQVWLRTSSGQRLAYATSWWEASHVDEYLQNRSLPIWASLARLRTELYRDIQGLYYGHSPALEEAFEQPGPFWGRHYLFWHHGRPFTLIYEVFSPYLIKYLGPTACNR